One Polypterus senegalus isolate Bchr_013 chromosome 10, ASM1683550v1, whole genome shotgun sequence DNA segment encodes these proteins:
- the ndufv1 gene encoding NADH dehydrogenase [ubiquinone] flavoprotein 1, mitochondrial isoform X2, producing the protein MCCRVMYATCRIFVSGGCRSHLSSAYCSPVVTRFSSSAAQKETPKKTKYGPLKDQDRIFTNLYGRHDWRLKGAIARGDWYKTKEILLKGADWILNEIKISGLRGRGGAGFPTGMKWGFMNKPSDRPKYLVVNADEGEPGTCKDREIMRHDPHKLVEGCLVAGRSMGARAAYIYIRGEFYNEASNLQMAIKEAYTAGLIGRNACGSGYDFDVYVVRGAGAYICGEETALIESIEGKQGKPRLKPPFPADVGVFGCPTTVANVETVSVSPSICRRGGTWFAGFGRERNSGTKLFNISGHVVNPCTVEEEMSIPLKELIERHAGGVIGGWDNLLAVIPGGSSTPLIPKSVCEDVMMDFDALIQAQTGLGTAALIVMDKSTDIVKAIARLIEFYKHESCGQCTPCREGVDWMNKMMWRFVRGDAGIAEIDMIWEISKQIEGHTICALGDGAAWPVQGLIRHFRPELESRIQSFQQQMQKQARA; encoded by the exons ATGTG CTGTAGAGTGATGTATGCCACCTGCCGAATCTTTGTGAGCGGTGGGTGCAGGTCCCACCTCTCTTCAGCTTACTGCAGCCCAGTTGTGACTCGATTTAGTAGCTCTGCTGCCCAGAAG GAAACACCAAAGAAGACTAAATATGGCCCATTGAAAGATCAGGACCGAATATTTACGAATCTTTATGGAAGACATGACTGGAG GCTTAAAGGTGCAATCGCCAGAGGTGACTGGTACAAGACAAAGGAGATACTGCTCAAGGGGGCAGACTGGATCTTGAATGAGATCAAGATTTCTGGCTTGCGTGGGCGAGGAGGTGCTGGCTTTCCTACAGGCATGAAATGGGGTTTCATGAACAAACCCAGTGACAG acccaAATACTTGGTCGTGAATGCAGATGAGGGCGAACCAGGCACTTGTAAGGACAGGGAAATAATGCGGCATGACCCACACAAGTTAGTGGAAGGATGCCTTGTGGCTGGGCGATCGATGGGCGCACGAGCTGCCTACATCTACATTCGAGGCGAGTTCTACAATGAGGCTTCAAACTTGCAG ATGGCGATCAAAGAAGCGTACACTGCTGGGCTGATAGGCCGCAATGCCTGTGGGTCAGGCTATGACTTTGATGTATATGTGGTGCGTGGCGCTGGAGCGTACATCTGTGGTGAAGAGACGGCACTCATTGAGTCTATTGAAGGGAAGCAAGGCAAACCAAGACTCAAACCACCATTTCCTGCTGATGTAG GAGTTTTTGGTTGCCCAACTACTGTTGCCAATGTGGAGACCGTTTCTGTATCGCCCTCAATTTGTCGCCGAGGTGGCACCTGGTTTGCCGGATTTGGCAGAGAAAGGAATTCTGGAACTAAGCTTTTCAATATTTCTGGACATGTTGTTAACCCTTGTACAGTGGAAGAAGAGATGTCAATACCACTTAAAGAGCTAATAGAGAGACATGCGG GTGGTGTGATTGGTGGCTGGGATAACCTTTTGGCTGTGATTCCTGGAGGTTCTTCCACCCCACTCATTCCAAAGTCTGTATGTGAAGATGTCATGATGGACTTTGATGCACTTATCCAAGCTCAGACCGGATTGGGAACTGCAGCTCTCATTGTTATGGACAAATCg ACAGATATTGTGAAAGCAATTGCTCGCCTCATTGAATTCTACAAACATGAGAGCTGTGGACAGTGCACACCCTGTAGGGaag GTGTTGATTGGATGAACAAAATGATGTGGCGCTTTGTACGTGGTGATGCCGGAATTGCAGAGATTGATATGATCTGGGAAATCAGTAAGCAGATTGAAGGCCATACCATTTGTGCTCTGGGAGATGGAGCAGCTTGGCCAGTTCAG GGTCTCATCCGACACTTTCGACCAGAGCTAGAAAGCCGAATTCAGAGCTTCCAGCAGCAGATGCAAAAGCAGGCCAGAGCTTGA
- the ndufv1 gene encoding NADH dehydrogenase [ubiquinone] flavoprotein 1, mitochondrial isoform X1, which yields MALPVFTGGFRSVSCRVMYATCRIFVSGGCRSHLSSAYCSPVVTRFSSSAAQKETPKKTKYGPLKDQDRIFTNLYGRHDWRLKGAIARGDWYKTKEILLKGADWILNEIKISGLRGRGGAGFPTGMKWGFMNKPSDRPKYLVVNADEGEPGTCKDREIMRHDPHKLVEGCLVAGRSMGARAAYIYIRGEFYNEASNLQMAIKEAYTAGLIGRNACGSGYDFDVYVVRGAGAYICGEETALIESIEGKQGKPRLKPPFPADVGVFGCPTTVANVETVSVSPSICRRGGTWFAGFGRERNSGTKLFNISGHVVNPCTVEEEMSIPLKELIERHAGGVIGGWDNLLAVIPGGSSTPLIPKSVCEDVMMDFDALIQAQTGLGTAALIVMDKSTDIVKAIARLIEFYKHESCGQCTPCREGVDWMNKMMWRFVRGDAGIAEIDMIWEISKQIEGHTICALGDGAAWPVQGLIRHFRPELESRIQSFQQQMQKQARA from the exons ATGGCACTTCCGGTATTCACTGGAGGCTTCCGGTCGGTGAG CTGTAGAGTGATGTATGCCACCTGCCGAATCTTTGTGAGCGGTGGGTGCAGGTCCCACCTCTCTTCAGCTTACTGCAGCCCAGTTGTGACTCGATTTAGTAGCTCTGCTGCCCAGAAG GAAACACCAAAGAAGACTAAATATGGCCCATTGAAAGATCAGGACCGAATATTTACGAATCTTTATGGAAGACATGACTGGAG GCTTAAAGGTGCAATCGCCAGAGGTGACTGGTACAAGACAAAGGAGATACTGCTCAAGGGGGCAGACTGGATCTTGAATGAGATCAAGATTTCTGGCTTGCGTGGGCGAGGAGGTGCTGGCTTTCCTACAGGCATGAAATGGGGTTTCATGAACAAACCCAGTGACAG acccaAATACTTGGTCGTGAATGCAGATGAGGGCGAACCAGGCACTTGTAAGGACAGGGAAATAATGCGGCATGACCCACACAAGTTAGTGGAAGGATGCCTTGTGGCTGGGCGATCGATGGGCGCACGAGCTGCCTACATCTACATTCGAGGCGAGTTCTACAATGAGGCTTCAAACTTGCAG ATGGCGATCAAAGAAGCGTACACTGCTGGGCTGATAGGCCGCAATGCCTGTGGGTCAGGCTATGACTTTGATGTATATGTGGTGCGTGGCGCTGGAGCGTACATCTGTGGTGAAGAGACGGCACTCATTGAGTCTATTGAAGGGAAGCAAGGCAAACCAAGACTCAAACCACCATTTCCTGCTGATGTAG GAGTTTTTGGTTGCCCAACTACTGTTGCCAATGTGGAGACCGTTTCTGTATCGCCCTCAATTTGTCGCCGAGGTGGCACCTGGTTTGCCGGATTTGGCAGAGAAAGGAATTCTGGAACTAAGCTTTTCAATATTTCTGGACATGTTGTTAACCCTTGTACAGTGGAAGAAGAGATGTCAATACCACTTAAAGAGCTAATAGAGAGACATGCGG GTGGTGTGATTGGTGGCTGGGATAACCTTTTGGCTGTGATTCCTGGAGGTTCTTCCACCCCACTCATTCCAAAGTCTGTATGTGAAGATGTCATGATGGACTTTGATGCACTTATCCAAGCTCAGACCGGATTGGGAACTGCAGCTCTCATTGTTATGGACAAATCg ACAGATATTGTGAAAGCAATTGCTCGCCTCATTGAATTCTACAAACATGAGAGCTGTGGACAGTGCACACCCTGTAGGGaag GTGTTGATTGGATGAACAAAATGATGTGGCGCTTTGTACGTGGTGATGCCGGAATTGCAGAGATTGATATGATCTGGGAAATCAGTAAGCAGATTGAAGGCCATACCATTTGTGCTCTGGGAGATGGAGCAGCTTGGCCAGTTCAG GGTCTCATCCGACACTTTCGACCAGAGCTAGAAAGCCGAATTCAGAGCTTCCAGCAGCAGATGCAAAAGCAGGCCAGAGCTTGA
- the ndufv1 gene encoding NADH dehydrogenase [ubiquinone] flavoprotein 1, mitochondrial isoform X3 — protein sequence MYATCRIFVSGGCRSHLSSAYCSPVVTRFSSSAAQKETPKKTKYGPLKDQDRIFTNLYGRHDWRLKGAIARGDWYKTKEILLKGADWILNEIKISGLRGRGGAGFPTGMKWGFMNKPSDRPKYLVVNADEGEPGTCKDREIMRHDPHKLVEGCLVAGRSMGARAAYIYIRGEFYNEASNLQMAIKEAYTAGLIGRNACGSGYDFDVYVVRGAGAYICGEETALIESIEGKQGKPRLKPPFPADVGVFGCPTTVANVETVSVSPSICRRGGTWFAGFGRERNSGTKLFNISGHVVNPCTVEEEMSIPLKELIERHAGGVIGGWDNLLAVIPGGSSTPLIPKSVCEDVMMDFDALIQAQTGLGTAALIVMDKSTDIVKAIARLIEFYKHESCGQCTPCREGVDWMNKMMWRFVRGDAGIAEIDMIWEISKQIEGHTICALGDGAAWPVQGLIRHFRPELESRIQSFQQQMQKQARA from the exons ATGTATGCCACCTGCCGAATCTTTGTGAGCGGTGGGTGCAGGTCCCACCTCTCTTCAGCTTACTGCAGCCCAGTTGTGACTCGATTTAGTAGCTCTGCTGCCCAGAAG GAAACACCAAAGAAGACTAAATATGGCCCATTGAAAGATCAGGACCGAATATTTACGAATCTTTATGGAAGACATGACTGGAG GCTTAAAGGTGCAATCGCCAGAGGTGACTGGTACAAGACAAAGGAGATACTGCTCAAGGGGGCAGACTGGATCTTGAATGAGATCAAGATTTCTGGCTTGCGTGGGCGAGGAGGTGCTGGCTTTCCTACAGGCATGAAATGGGGTTTCATGAACAAACCCAGTGACAG acccaAATACTTGGTCGTGAATGCAGATGAGGGCGAACCAGGCACTTGTAAGGACAGGGAAATAATGCGGCATGACCCACACAAGTTAGTGGAAGGATGCCTTGTGGCTGGGCGATCGATGGGCGCACGAGCTGCCTACATCTACATTCGAGGCGAGTTCTACAATGAGGCTTCAAACTTGCAG ATGGCGATCAAAGAAGCGTACACTGCTGGGCTGATAGGCCGCAATGCCTGTGGGTCAGGCTATGACTTTGATGTATATGTGGTGCGTGGCGCTGGAGCGTACATCTGTGGTGAAGAGACGGCACTCATTGAGTCTATTGAAGGGAAGCAAGGCAAACCAAGACTCAAACCACCATTTCCTGCTGATGTAG GAGTTTTTGGTTGCCCAACTACTGTTGCCAATGTGGAGACCGTTTCTGTATCGCCCTCAATTTGTCGCCGAGGTGGCACCTGGTTTGCCGGATTTGGCAGAGAAAGGAATTCTGGAACTAAGCTTTTCAATATTTCTGGACATGTTGTTAACCCTTGTACAGTGGAAGAAGAGATGTCAATACCACTTAAAGAGCTAATAGAGAGACATGCGG GTGGTGTGATTGGTGGCTGGGATAACCTTTTGGCTGTGATTCCTGGAGGTTCTTCCACCCCACTCATTCCAAAGTCTGTATGTGAAGATGTCATGATGGACTTTGATGCACTTATCCAAGCTCAGACCGGATTGGGAACTGCAGCTCTCATTGTTATGGACAAATCg ACAGATATTGTGAAAGCAATTGCTCGCCTCATTGAATTCTACAAACATGAGAGCTGTGGACAGTGCACACCCTGTAGGGaag GTGTTGATTGGATGAACAAAATGATGTGGCGCTTTGTACGTGGTGATGCCGGAATTGCAGAGATTGATATGATCTGGGAAATCAGTAAGCAGATTGAAGGCCATACCATTTGTGCTCTGGGAGATGGAGCAGCTTGGCCAGTTCAG GGTCTCATCCGACACTTTCGACCAGAGCTAGAAAGCCGAATTCAGAGCTTCCAGCAGCAGATGCAAAAGCAGGCCAGAGCTTGA